A window of Fictibacillus halophilus contains these coding sequences:
- a CDS encoding MerR family transcriptional regulator, whose amino-acid sequence MGELAEVTNVSKRTIDYYSQIGLLQPLRTDSNYRLYDEETIHVLGLIEHYKKLNMPLHEIKSVIELVKLKSTENEHVEKYVDQIAELMKHLEAEIKEIKPIMESLNDKQRELLLNKVSPQGMTLAHSLLLLFG is encoded by the coding sequence ATTGGTGAACTAGCAGAGGTAACAAATGTATCTAAAAGAACCATCGACTATTATTCCCAGATTGGTTTACTCCAGCCTCTTCGAACGGATTCGAATTATCGACTATATGACGAAGAGACGATTCATGTATTAGGGTTAATCGAGCATTATAAGAAGCTGAACATGCCCTTGCATGAAATCAAGTCTGTGATTGAACTAGTCAAATTGAAAAGTACTGAAAATGAACACGTCGAAAAGTACGTAGACCAGATCGCAGAGCTCATGAAACACCTAGAGGCAGAAATCAAAGAGATCAAGCCGATCATGGAAAGCTTAAACGATAAGCAAAGAGAGCTGCTCTTAAATAAAGTCTCTCCTCAAGGCATGACTTTAGCGCATTCATTACTTTTACTTTTCGGGTAA